A genomic stretch from Bacillus sp. N1-1 includes:
- a CDS encoding flavin reductase family protein, whose product MLTIDPTMNTERENYKLLIGSIIPRPIAFVTTVSQEGVLNGAPFSYFNIVSSNPPMISLAIQRKDGELKDTSRNISDTGEFVVHIVDEDNVTQINQTAASLKPNQSEVELAKLTPVDSDKVSVQGIREAKIRMECTIERSIELGESNPPGVNLIIGKIIQFHIDPELYEKGRIDPRGLGAVSRLAGHDYAKIGEIFTIDRPK is encoded by the coding sequence TTGCTTACTATTGATCCGACAATGAACACGGAACGTGAAAATTATAAATTATTAATTGGAAGCATTATTCCAAGACCTATCGCTTTTGTTACAACTGTTTCTCAAGAAGGTGTGTTAAACGGTGCACCTTTTAGTTACTTTAATATTGTGTCTTCTAATCCTCCAATGATTTCATTAGCTATACAACGAAAGGATGGGGAACTAAAGGACACATCGAGAAATATAAGTGATACCGGAGAATTTGTTGTTCATATTGTTGATGAAGATAACGTGACGCAAATCAACCAGACAGCTGCATCCTTGAAGCCTAATCAAAGTGAAGTGGAACTTGCTAAATTAACTCCTGTTGATAGTGATAAAGTTTCCGTACAAGGAATTAGAGAAGCAAAGATACGGATGGAGTGTACCATAGAACGTTCCATTGAATTGGGGGAATCAAATCCCCCTGGTGTAAATTTGATTATAGGAAAGATTATTCAATTTCATATTGATCCTGAACTTTATGAAAAAGGTAGGATAGATCCAAGAGGATTAGGTGCAGTCAGCCGATTAGCGGGACATGATTATGCAAAAATTGGAGAGATATTTACTATAGATAGACCGAAATAA
- a CDS encoding tyrosine-type recombinase/integrase — translation MKGSIKKRGKTYSVRYDAGINSETGKRIQKSKSGFLNRKDAERFLTEKLFELNRDHFSRHKKEYFKPFLLEWFETKYKKNVSIRTWEGREYMLHKHLLPKFTHYKLQDITTYELDAFYANKVESGLSPKTVKDLHNLLNLCLSQAVKWGYLKYNPARDASPPRLVEKEIQTWDYDTAKLFLHVAKKEGKEAFYTVAVFTGMRRGELLGLKWADVNFNQKKLYIQRSLSYTKSEGYLFKNTKTSKSKRQISISTQIVDTLIEHRKKQDELKEILREGYEDLDLVFPNQFGGFKNPDNLRREFNGLVQKAKVHRITIHGLRHTHATWLLKNGINPKVVSERLGHNDVSITLKTYSHVSSDLQEEAADKLEESYNEWTSK, via the coding sequence TTGAAAGGCTCGATCAAAAAAAGAGGCAAAACCTATTCAGTTCGATATGATGCAGGAATTAATTCTGAAACTGGGAAACGGATTCAAAAATCTAAAAGTGGATTTCTCAACCGAAAAGATGCAGAACGTTTTCTAACTGAAAAGCTTTTTGAACTAAATAGAGACCACTTCTCCCGGCACAAGAAGGAATATTTCAAGCCGTTTTTATTGGAGTGGTTTGAAACAAAGTATAAAAAGAATGTCTCAATTCGCACCTGGGAAGGACGCGAATACATGCTTCATAAACATTTACTCCCCAAATTTACACACTACAAACTGCAAGATATCACGACATACGAATTGGATGCCTTCTATGCAAATAAAGTGGAATCTGGCCTCTCTCCTAAAACAGTGAAGGACTTGCATAACTTATTGAATTTATGCCTTTCACAAGCCGTTAAATGGGGTTACTTAAAATATAATCCTGCAAGAGATGCTTCGCCGCCTCGGTTAGTCGAAAAGGAAATTCAGACTTGGGATTATGACACAGCAAAATTGTTTCTACACGTGGCGAAAAAGGAAGGTAAAGAAGCGTTTTATACCGTAGCCGTGTTCACAGGCATGCGTAGAGGGGAATTATTAGGATTAAAATGGGCGGATGTGAATTTTAACCAAAAGAAATTATATATCCAACGATCTCTGTCCTACACCAAATCAGAAGGATATCTATTTAAAAACACCAAGACATCTAAATCTAAACGCCAGATCTCCATTTCAACCCAAATCGTCGATACACTGATAGAACATCGAAAAAAACAAGACGAGCTAAAAGAAATACTAAGAGAAGGATACGAAGACCTTGACCTGGTCTTCCCTAATCAATTTGGTGGGTTTAAAAACCCGGACAATCTTCGACGAGAATTCAATGGTTTAGTCCAAAAAGCGAAGGTACACCGAATTACCATTCACGGTTTACGCCACACACACGCTACCTGGTTGTTGAAAAACGGCATAAACCCCAAAGTGGTGTCCGAACGTTTAGGGCATAATGATGTAAGTATTACGTTGAAGACATACTCCCACGTCTCATCTGATCTCCAAGAAGAAGCAGCCGATAAACTGGAGGAGTCGTATAACGAATGGACATCTAAGTAA
- a CDS encoding carbonic anhydrase family protein, protein MQMLKKISPAGFLSVAMLMGCSAETEKKIDEVEDVTWSYEGETGPSNWHTLHPEYAACGEGEKQSPINIDVSTVELNDDLEALDITYQSTPFSLENNEHTVQLTDPTGENSMALQGEEYTLQQFHFHTPSENTLNGNHFEMEGHLVHQNEAGELAVLAFLIVEGEDNSVLAEAFSSIPSENNKEELNIKLDSLLPQDLSTFRYSGSLTTPPCSEGVSWVVLEEPIELSEQQIEAFSERFPHGNARDPQPLNKREVYSQ, encoded by the coding sequence ATGCAAATGTTGAAAAAGATTAGTCCTGCAGGATTTTTATCAGTAGCCATGCTAATGGGGTGCTCCGCTGAAACGGAGAAGAAAATCGATGAAGTGGAAGACGTGACATGGTCTTATGAAGGTGAGACAGGACCATCCAATTGGCATACGCTGCACCCTGAGTATGCGGCATGCGGTGAAGGAGAAAAGCAGTCTCCAATCAACATTGACGTTTCTACTGTTGAACTGAACGATGATTTAGAAGCACTTGATATCACGTACCAATCCACTCCGTTTTCATTAGAAAACAACGAACACACTGTTCAACTGACAGATCCAACTGGGGAAAACAGCATGGCATTACAAGGCGAAGAATATACCTTACAACAATTCCATTTCCATACCCCGAGTGAAAATACATTGAACGGTAACCATTTCGAAATGGAAGGCCACCTTGTCCATCAGAATGAAGCTGGTGAACTGGCTGTTCTTGCCTTCCTTATTGTAGAAGGTGAAGATAATTCAGTCTTAGCTGAAGCCTTTTCAAGTATCCCTTCCGAGAACAATAAAGAGGAGCTTAATATAAAGCTGGATTCATTATTGCCACAAGACCTGTCTACATTCCGGTATAGCGGTTCCTTAACGACTCCCCCTTGTTCAGAAGGTGTTAGCTGGGTTGTTCTCGAAGAGCCAATCGAGCTGTCAGAACAGCAGATTGAGGCATTTTCTGAACGTTTTCCGCATGGGAATGCTAGAGATCCCCAACCATTAAACAAGAGAGAAGTGTACTCTCAATAA
- a CDS encoding YggT family protein, producing the protein MRALSSFLVSLVRLIFGIIEAILGIRILLKLFSANPTAPFVQWIYDFSAPLLYPFRNIFPTTEFAGQYVVEFSAVFALIVYSILASLIVRFVAMGLTSRERR; encoded by the coding sequence ATGAGAGCACTATCATCATTCCTCGTATCGCTCGTACGCCTCATCTTCGGCATCATCGAAGCGATTCTCGGAATTCGCATATTGCTGAAACTATTCAGCGCAAATCCAACAGCTCCATTCGTGCAGTGGATCTATGACTTTTCAGCACCGCTGTTATATCCATTCCGAAACATCTTTCCAACAACAGAATTCGCCGGACAGTATGTCGTTGAATTCTCTGCGGTGTTCGCACTGATTGTGTATAGTATTTTGGCGTCATTGATCGTACGGTTTGTGGCGATGGGGTTAACGAGTCGGGAGAGAAGATAA
- a CDS encoding potassium channel family protein — MRLRDLVYYISRYPPVLQLGVLIVFILTTMGFIMHLVEPEMFPTVFDGVWFAIVTASTIGYGDTSPETVRGKAFAMVFIMFGAGFMTFYMAKLASSFVMTQGALGRGERSYDRANHVVVVGWNSRSRHTIKALLSNQPERSIVLIDHSLTENPLQKEGVHFIRGNPGEDSTLRKAKVSDAHTVLITADQYKSEMEVDMQTILTLLTVKGINPSVYTIVEILSPEQIVNAERAGADEIIESAHLLSTVMTNSVFSHGISTTLLEMLTHLKPNQLDFMRAEAFDESSFCDVAQQLNEKDILMIGVKRGSDLVMNPSPSFLIESDDLLLVIHT; from the coding sequence TTGAGATTACGTGACTTAGTTTATTATATATCGCGGTATCCTCCTGTATTACAACTCGGTGTGCTAATCGTATTCATCCTGACCACGATGGGCTTTATTATGCATCTGGTAGAGCCGGAGATGTTTCCGACCGTATTCGATGGGGTGTGGTTTGCGATTGTAACAGCTTCTACGATTGGGTACGGTGATACATCACCTGAGACGGTGAGAGGAAAAGCATTTGCGATGGTGTTTATTATGTTTGGCGCTGGATTTATGACCTTTTATATGGCGAAGCTTGCCTCTTCCTTTGTGATGACGCAGGGAGCGCTTGGACGTGGAGAGCGCAGCTACGATCGAGCCAATCACGTTGTCGTCGTTGGGTGGAATTCACGCAGCAGACATACGATAAAGGCGCTTTTATCGAATCAGCCTGAGCGATCTATTGTGCTTATTGATCATTCGCTTACGGAAAATCCACTACAAAAAGAAGGGGTTCATTTTATTCGAGGTAATCCCGGTGAGGATAGTACACTGCGAAAGGCAAAGGTAAGCGATGCACACACCGTCCTGATTACAGCGGATCAATATAAAAGTGAAATGGAAGTGGATATGCAGACGATTCTTACCCTTTTAACAGTAAAAGGAATCAATCCTTCTGTGTATACGATTGTAGAGATTCTATCACCAGAGCAAATTGTGAATGCCGAGCGTGCGGGGGCGGATGAAATTATTGAAAGTGCTCATCTGCTTAGTACCGTTATGACCAACAGCGTCTTTTCACACGGGATTTCAACAACATTGCTTGAAATGCTGACTCATTTAAAGCCGAATCAGCTGGATTTTATGCGCGCAGAGGCTTTCGATGAGAGTTCCTTTTGTGATGTCGCTCAGCAATTAAATGAAAAGGATATTCTTATGATTGGTGTAAAAAGAGGGAGTGATCTTGTGATGAACCCCTCCCCTTCGTTTCTTATCGAGTCTGATGATCTCTTACTCGTCATTCACACATAA
- a CDS encoding YugN-like family protein has translation MIPMNSALEGKTIELSIMEDKLRQLGYSYGGGWEYDHGYFDYKIDDEDGYLFLRVPIKAVKKELDADGAIVEIGQPFMLSHMYQAGVDPEGNIGNISASFNQFQEPTDKDAEIDEKWLKYGERYVKELDAALSSYV, from the coding sequence ATGATTCCAATGAATTCCGCGCTCGAAGGGAAAACAATTGAACTTAGCATTATGGAGGACAAACTTCGTCAACTAGGCTATAGCTACGGAGGCGGCTGGGAATATGATCACGGCTATTTTGACTATAAAATCGACGATGAAGACGGGTATCTTTTTCTACGAGTGCCAATCAAAGCTGTAAAAAAAGAGCTTGATGCGGATGGCGCAATTGTAGAAATCGGACAGCCGTTCATGCTCTCGCATATGTACCAGGCAGGAGTGGATCCTGAAGGGAATATTGGCAACATCTCAGCATCGTTTAATCAGTTCCAGGAACCAACCGATAAAGATGCTGAAATTGATGAAAAGTGGCTGAAATACGGAGAGCGTTACGTAAAGGAACTCGACGCAGCGCTCTCATCTTATGTGTGA
- a CDS encoding glucose-6-phosphate isomerase has product MTSKVSFDYSKALSFVGEHEVTYMADAVKAAHEALHNGTGAGSDFLGWLSLPHDYDKEEFSRIQKSAEKIKSDSDVLLVVGIGGSYLGARAAIEMLNHSFYNVLTKEERKTPQVFFVGNNISSTYVKDLFSVLEGKDVSVNVISKSGTTTEPAIAFRIFRKFLEEKYGVEEARRRIYATTDKSKGALKTLADEEGYESFVIPDDVGGRYSVLTAVGLLPIAASGISIEEMMKGAQDAQDDLNTSDIASNEAYQYAAVRNALYNKGKNIELLVNYEPSLHYFSEWWKQLFGESEGKDNKGLYPASVDFSTDLHSMGQYVQDGRRSLFETVLNVETARHEITIEEDDKNLDKLNYLAGETMDFVNQKAFEGTMLAHTDGDVPNLIVNIPEMTPYHFGYLAYFFEKACAVSGYLLGVNPFDQPGVEAYKTNMFALLGKPGFEKEKAELEDRLKTNE; this is encoded by the coding sequence ATGACTTCGAAAGTAAGTTTTGATTATTCAAAAGCATTGTCGTTTGTTGGCGAACATGAAGTAACATACATGGCGGATGCAGTAAAGGCTGCACACGAAGCGCTACATAATGGAACAGGGGCTGGCAGCGATTTTCTTGGCTGGCTATCGCTTCCGCATGATTATGATAAAGAAGAATTCTCACGCATCCAGAAATCAGCTGAGAAAATCAAATCAGATTCTGACGTACTTCTTGTTGTTGGAATTGGTGGTTCTTATTTAGGCGCTCGTGCAGCGATCGAAATGCTGAACCATTCTTTCTATAACGTTCTAACAAAAGAAGAGCGCAAAACACCACAAGTTTTCTTCGTAGGAAACAACATTAGTTCAACTTACGTGAAGGATCTCTTCAGCGTTCTTGAGGGAAAAGACGTTTCCGTTAACGTTATTTCAAAATCTGGTACAACAACAGAACCTGCAATCGCGTTCCGTATTTTCCGTAAGTTTCTTGAAGAGAAATACGGCGTAGAAGAAGCTCGTCGTCGCATCTATGCAACAACAGACAAGTCAAAAGGTGCACTTAAAACACTTGCTGACGAAGAAGGATACGAAAGCTTCGTGATTCCTGATGATGTTGGTGGACGTTATTCTGTTCTTACGGCTGTTGGACTTCTTCCAATCGCAGCAAGCGGAATCTCGATCGAAGAAATGATGAAAGGTGCTCAGGACGCGCAAGATGACTTGAACACATCTGACATCGCTTCAAACGAAGCTTATCAGTATGCAGCGGTTCGTAATGCTCTTTACAACAAAGGCAAGAACATCGAGCTTCTAGTGAACTATGAGCCATCACTACACTATTTCTCTGAGTGGTGGAAGCAGCTCTTTGGCGAAAGTGAAGGAAAAGACAACAAAGGTCTTTATCCTGCATCAGTCGATTTCTCAACTGACCTTCACTCAATGGGACAATACGTTCAAGACGGCCGTCGTAGCCTGTTTGAAACAGTATTGAACGTTGAGACAGCTCGTCATGAGATCACAATCGAAGAAGACGACAAAAACCTTGATAAGCTGAACTACCTTGCTGGGGAAACAATGGACTTTGTTAACCAGAAAGCATTTGAAGGTACAATGCTAGCTCATACAGACGGTGACGTTCCAAACTTAATCGTGAACATCCCTGAAATGACGCCATACCACTTCGGTTACCTTGCTTATTTCTTTGAAAAAGCATGTGCCGTTTCCGGTTACCTACTTGGCGTGAATCCATTTGATCAGCCAGGAGTAGAAGCTTATAAGACGAACATGTTCGCGCTTCTAGGCAAACCAGGATTCGAAAAAGAAAAAGCTGAGCTTGAGGATCGTCTTAAAACTAACGAATAG
- a CDS encoding iron-containing alcohol dehydrogenase — MNNFTFQNPTKLIFGKGQLEALKTEVPQYGKRVLVVYGGGSIKKNGVYDSVMNTLNEIGAEVFELSGVEPNPRLTTVHKGVDICKENDIDFILAVGGGSVIDCTKAISAGAKYDGDVWDFVTKKAFPEAALPFGTVLTLAATGSEMNPGSVITNWETQEKYGWGHPLVHPKFSILDPENTYTVPKNHTVYGMVDMMSHVLEQYLHPESNTELQENMQFSVLETVMNTAPKLIEDMQNYDHRATIMLSGTVALNQSLQMGVRGDWASHNIEHAVSAVYDIPHAGGLAILFPNLMKHNLDVNVDKFKRLAVKVLGVSEEGKSDRDIALEGIDKLSAFWSSLGAPNRLADYDIDDSQLDLIADRAMANGAFGNFKSLERDDVMAILKASL, encoded by the coding sequence ATGAATAATTTTACATTCCAAAATCCAACAAAGTTGATCTTCGGTAAAGGGCAGCTTGAAGCGCTCAAAACGGAAGTTCCACAATACGGAAAAAGAGTCCTCGTTGTTTATGGCGGAGGAAGCATCAAGAAAAACGGTGTTTACGATAGCGTAATGAACACATTAAACGAAATCGGTGCTGAAGTATTTGAACTTAGCGGTGTTGAACCAAACCCACGCCTAACTACTGTTCATAAAGGTGTCGACATTTGTAAAGAAAACGATATTGATTTCATCCTAGCAGTAGGTGGCGGTAGTGTAATTGACTGCACGAAAGCTATTTCTGCTGGAGCTAAATATGATGGAGACGTTTGGGACTTCGTAACGAAGAAAGCTTTCCCTGAAGCAGCTCTTCCATTCGGTACAGTTCTAACGTTAGCAGCAACTGGTTCAGAAATGAATCCAGGTTCTGTTATCACTAACTGGGAAACGCAAGAGAAATACGGTTGGGGACATCCACTTGTACACCCGAAATTCTCTATTCTAGATCCTGAGAACACGTACACAGTGCCAAAAAACCATACTGTTTACGGCATGGTGGATATGATGTCTCACGTACTTGAACAATACCTTCACCCTGAATCAAATACAGAGCTTCAAGAAAACATGCAGTTCTCTGTACTTGAAACAGTGATGAACACAGCTCCAAAATTGATTGAAGATATGCAGAACTACGACCACCGTGCAACAATCATGTTGAGTGGTACAGTAGCACTAAACCAATCACTACAGATGGGTGTTCGCGGTGACTGGGCTTCTCATAACATTGAGCACGCGGTATCAGCTGTGTATGATATTCCACACGCTGGTGGTTTGGCGATTCTCTTCCCGAACTTGATGAAACATAACCTTGACGTGAACGTTGATAAATTCAAGCGTCTTGCTGTCAAAGTTCTTGGCGTAAGCGAAGAAGGTAAATCTGACCGCGATATCGCTCTTGAAGGGATCGACAAGCTAAGCGCATTTTGGAGCAGCCTTGGTGCACCAAACCGTCTTGCTGATTACGACATTGACGATAGCCAGCTTGATTTGATTGCTGACCGTGCGATGGCTAATGGCGCGTTCGGTAATTTCAAGTCTCTTGAACGAGACGACGTGATGGCGATTTTGAAAGCTTCTTTATAA
- a CDS encoding DUF378 domain-containing protein, with protein sequence MSTLQRVALGLVIIGAINWGLIGFFQFDLVAAIFGGQNAALARIVYGLVGLSGLYCLTLLFKPTEELSHDPDRATT encoded by the coding sequence TTGAGCACACTACAACGAGTTGCACTTGGGTTAGTTATCATTGGAGCGATCAATTGGGGACTCATTGGATTTTTCCAATTTGACCTTGTAGCAGCGATTTTCGGAGGACAAAATGCTGCACTAGCACGCATCGTCTATGGTCTTGTTGGGCTGAGTGGACTATACTGCCTAACGCTACTATTCAAACCTACTGAAGAGCTTTCACATGATCCAGATCGTGCGACAACATAA
- the yugI gene encoding S1 domain-containing post-transcriptional regulator GSP13: MAEQYNVGDIVEGKVTGIKPFGAFVAIDDQKQGLVHISEISHGYVKNIEDQLTVGDEVKVKILNIEEGSGKISLSIRATQPKPERPERKPRPAAPSGGNKKPQQTSSPQGFNTLEDKLKDWLKESNDRQAQLNKRLKK, encoded by the coding sequence ATGGCAGAGCAATATAACGTCGGTGATATCGTAGAAGGGAAGGTAACTGGTATTAAGCCTTTTGGTGCTTTCGTTGCAATTGACGACCAAAAGCAAGGTCTAGTTCACATTTCTGAAATTTCTCACGGCTACGTAAAAAATATCGAAGATCAACTTACTGTAGGAGACGAAGTTAAGGTTAAAATCCTTAACATTGAAGAAGGTTCCGGTAAAATCTCTCTTTCAATCCGTGCTACTCAGCCTAAACCTGAGCGTCCGGAAAGAAAGCCTCGCCCGGCAGCACCGAGCGGCGGAAACAAGAAACCACAACAAACTTCTTCTCCACAAGGCTTCAACACGCTTGAAGATAAGCTTAAAGACTGGTTGAAAGAATCTAACGACCGTCAAGCTCAATTGAACAAGCGCCTTAAGAAGTAA
- a CDS encoding sodium-dependent transporter, giving the protein MKSNDQWSSRFGFILASAGSAIGLGALWKFPYMAGTNGGAAFFLVFLLFTVLVGAPMLLAEFVVGRHSQQNAVSSYQSISGSEKWKYLGYLGVTASFIILSFYSVIGGWVITYLTRSFSGSLTGLPNSRYEELFGEIIGSPSTALLTQALFLAITVAIVQFGVQKGIETASRYMMPALFILFLVLVVRSLSLDGAMEGVSFFLKPDFSMLSAEGVLDALGQSFFALSVGISLMVTYSSYLDKKADLTGSVVSVVSLNVLISFLAGLAIFPAVFAFGFEPTEGPGLIFTVLPAVFNQMAFGGLFFTVFLALLLFATLTSAFSLMEIIVSTVTRGEGKRKKVSWIAGLCVFLLGIPSALSFGVLGDVSVFGRSIFDTMDFLASNLLMPIGALLISVFVSRKMKREILSDEVMMSSKIGRVIFPIWYGLIRYFVPAAITIVLITSLLSY; this is encoded by the coding sequence ATGAAATCAAATGATCAATGGTCGTCAAGATTCGGATTTATTCTGGCTTCAGCTGGGTCAGCAATCGGGCTTGGTGCACTGTGGAAATTTCCATATATGGCAGGTACAAACGGTGGAGCAGCATTTTTCCTTGTGTTTCTTCTTTTCACTGTTTTAGTCGGAGCGCCAATGTTACTTGCAGAATTTGTTGTTGGTCGACATTCCCAGCAAAATGCCGTTTCATCTTATCAGTCGATTTCTGGTAGTGAAAAATGGAAATATCTCGGGTATCTCGGCGTAACGGCATCCTTTATTATCTTATCTTTCTATAGTGTTATTGGTGGATGGGTGATTACGTACTTAACGAGAAGCTTCTCAGGGTCTCTTACCGGACTTCCAAATAGCCGCTATGAAGAGCTGTTCGGAGAAATTATCGGAAGTCCTTCAACAGCACTCCTGACGCAAGCGCTATTCCTAGCGATAACTGTAGCGATCGTGCAATTTGGGGTTCAAAAAGGAATCGAAACAGCAAGCCGTTATATGATGCCAGCCCTTTTTATTCTTTTTCTAGTGCTTGTTGTTCGTTCTCTCTCTCTTGACGGTGCAATGGAAGGCGTTTCATTCTTCCTGAAACCTGATTTCTCGATGCTATCAGCTGAAGGCGTTCTAGACGCGCTTGGCCAATCGTTCTTCGCGCTCAGTGTCGGTATATCCTTAATGGTAACGTACAGCTCTTACCTTGATAAAAAAGCTGACCTCACCGGTTCCGTTGTTTCAGTCGTTAGTCTAAACGTATTAATCTCATTTCTTGCTGGACTTGCAATCTTCCCTGCTGTCTTCGCATTTGGATTTGAACCAACAGAAGGACCTGGACTGATTTTCACCGTTCTTCCTGCAGTGTTTAACCAAATGGCGTTTGGCGGATTGTTTTTTACCGTCTTTCTAGCACTTTTACTCTTTGCAACGTTAACTTCTGCTTTTTCTTTAATGGAGATTATCGTTTCTACGGTAACGCGCGGTGAAGGAAAGCGTAAAAAAGTATCCTGGATCGCAGGATTATGCGTATTCTTACTTGGAATTCCATCCGCTTTGTCATTCGGTGTCCTCGGAGACGTTTCCGTATTTGGCAGAAGTATCTTTGATACGATGGACTTTCTAGCAAGTAACTTATTGATGCCGATTGGCGCCCTCCTGATTTCTGTCTTTGTTTCACGGAAAATGAAGCGAGAGATCCTGTCGGATGAAGTGATGATGTCTTCAAAGATAGGGCGCGTGATCTTCCCCATCTGGTACGGACTCATTCGTTATTTTGTCCCAGCAGCCATTACGATTGTACTTATCACATCGTTACTTTCTTATTAA
- a CDS encoding alpha/beta hydrolase, with amino-acid sequence MFKTRKEKVQLDKVTLSYEYYKHPNQKAQTLVFIHGFLSSSYSFRKLFPLLHDHYSLLSFDLPGFGESEKNCDIHYSLHEYAALTNRLLEKMQISKVVLIGHSMGGQIALRTCIQHPERVEKLILLCSSSYIKSSSLGLRVCSYLPFFPYCLSLSMNAVNLRKNFEHLVYDRKLLTQQVIDGYTASFNEKGFFLALCRLIRDREEDLASTTLNKINFPILLIWGSDDRLVPLRVGERMKKDLPDADLLVFSHTGHLIPEERPLETSKAIRHFLHEK; translated from the coding sequence GTGTTCAAAACCAGAAAAGAAAAAGTACAGCTCGACAAAGTAACATTGTCTTATGAGTATTACAAACACCCAAATCAAAAAGCTCAAACGCTGGTCTTCATCCATGGGTTTCTTTCCTCTTCTTATAGTTTCCGCAAACTTTTTCCTCTTCTTCATGATCATTACAGCTTGTTGAGTTTTGATTTGCCGGGATTTGGTGAGAGTGAAAAGAACTGTGACATCCATTACTCCCTCCATGAATATGCCGCCCTCACCAATCGCCTTTTAGAAAAAATGCAGATTTCTAAAGTCGTCTTGATCGGTCATTCGATGGGCGGTCAAATCGCCCTTCGCACTTGTATTCAACACCCGGAACGCGTTGAGAAGCTGATTCTTTTATGTAGCTCAAGCTATATTAAATCATCATCGCTAGGACTGAGAGTTTGTTCCTATCTTCCTTTTTTCCCGTACTGCCTCAGCTTATCAATGAACGCCGTTAATTTAAGAAAGAACTTTGAACACCTCGTCTATGATCGAAAGCTTCTTACTCAACAAGTGATTGACGGCTATACGGCGAGTTTTAACGAAAAAGGCTTTTTCCTTGCGCTATGTCGCCTAATTCGAGATCGAGAAGAAGATTTAGCTTCAACAACGCTAAACAAGATCAATTTCCCTATTTTGTTAATTTGGGGAAGCGATGACCGTCTTGTTCCTCTTCGCGTCGGAGAACGCATGAAAAAAGACCTGCCCGATGCAGATCTCCTTGTTTTCTCTCATACCGGCCATTTAATACCGGAAGAAAGACCGCTTGAAACGTCAAAAGCAATTCGACATTTCCTTCATGAAAAATAA